In Gossypium raimondii isolate GPD5lz chromosome 12, ASM2569854v1, whole genome shotgun sequence, a single window of DNA contains:
- the LOC105763439 gene encoding uncharacterized protein LOC105763439: MLRYQWEDAVRFWNSKKGEDRERVGTSSRQKEKFTHTAGLKNLASVAEVEELSSGQKVGRLQLFYITHMKKDGSPMTSEAAKIMEKLKDKKAKYEAIASSGSSVHLEEIDNRIITEVLGLKRYGWVRFQGYFVNPTQYFGSSSQQYMPSGSQAQADVQRLRDQVI; this comes from the exons atgctgaggtaccaatgggaagatgcggttagattttggaattcaaagaaaggagag gatcgtgaacgagttggaacaaGCAGCAGGCAAAAAgagaaattcactcacacagctgggtTGAAAAATTTGGCTTCTGTAGCTGAGGtcgag gaactgtcgtctggtcaaaaagttggacgccttcagcTTTTTTACATTACACATatgaagaaagatggatctcctatgacttCTGAAGCTGCAAAAATTATG gagaaactaaaggataaaaaggcgaagtatgaagcgattgcttcgagtggtagttctgttcatcttgaggAAATTGATAACcgaattattactgaagttttgggtcttaAAAGGTATGGttgggttcgatttcaaggatattttgttaacccaacccaatattttggatccagctcacagcaatacatgccttcggggagtcAAGCTCAAGCTGAtgttcagaggttaagagaccaggtGATATAG